The genomic segment aaaaaatatactacaacaatataaacaaagaaataatcgttccaaaaataaatttatttataaataaacagcgtaggtaaaaaataataatttaggaaCACAAAATGGAGAAAATTTGTATATTATACAGTAATTTTTGGTACATAGTCTCAAGATTTGAAAAATACGACGTGATTTACCAACCGTTTCCGTAATAACTGCTGCCGTATCCGCCATAGCCGGCTCCGTATCCGCCATAGCCCGAGTAGCCATTGTAGGCGCCAGCGGCGTAGGAGGGGGCGATAATTTGTTTCACTGAAACGTGCGACGTAGCCGTGGCAGGTGCGTAGCCTCCGTAGCCGGCATATCCGCCGTAGCTAGCAAGGCTGCCATAGCCGCCATAAGCGCCATAACCGGCTCCGTGTCCACCATAGCCGGCTCCGTAACCGCCATAGCCAGCGAGACCGGTGTTGTAAATGGCGCCTGCGCAAGCCATGCCAAGAAGGCAAGCGACGACAAAGATCTGGAAAGAGACAATGAGGAATCACATAagatattaatatataatatagtagACCAAAAAAACGTATAAGGCGTTCAGTTATTTATCCAAGAATATTGTAAAAACCCGAGTAAGAAATTATGTATCTTCATCATGATGGAGTGTTGCCGCCAGTTTTCTTCTAGTGATATtagaaatacaattattatgagccatcaaaataattaacaagTAACAACATgatacagcatcacgcctgtaaacCCGAAGGGGTACGTAGAGGTATATAGTATTATATACGTACAATACagctactcctcgccagctaatgTTTTAAGGCCcgtaggggcgagcctattctatttaataataattataatctgcaatagtcctacacgaaccggggattgtctttgggtgcactgccatagtgcatacagggataatcgccggttggtgtcacaccgcacatttagattaaactgtcttaaggggcctctacgtgttggcttcggccccacgcacgccttccaaaaggcCGGGCcttcataggcccgagatatggaaatgacatacataataataataataaaaaagtttatttaggtaaaataaaaataaaaaatgttataattaccTTAGCTAACATTTTAGTTGTTTATATTACTTAGTTGTTGCTTCAACAGTGATGAATTGAATACTTCACTTAGCTATTTAATTTTGCTTTTATACTAAAACACGAATGAACATACattcctattattttttatcgtcAAGGCTTCGCCTATTACACTTTAAACAGAGCGTAACGACTAACGATTTTAGTTATTGTctaattagtattttaaatgTGATAATAACTTCATTAATGCTAGGGTCAGAAATGTTGTTAAATACGGATGTAAAGTGTTGTAAGTTGCAAGAATTCGTTGTTGGGGTTTCGTACCGAAAGGGTAAAAatataagataagatataagatatttttttattggggtatactgcgccgctgcggtggatCTGCCgccaagtgcgcgcaatacaatataaaactgtttggtacagaattacagtgcgacattatgccgctgcttttttctgccgcgcggcgaaaaactcgtagtgcgtgGCTGGCCTTACTTCCCCTATATACGTGTCAATTATCAATGCTCCTACTATACTGGCTTCACTACCTGTATACACACGTATCACTGTGCCACTTACCCtgttttattgacaatagcTTGCTCGCTGTTCGAAGTGACAAATAACAGCTGATACGTTCGGAATGGAGGCGACGAGCCGCGGTAGCCCAACTGGTAAAACgctagcctctcactttgagaccgcaggttcaaatcctagcacaggcctaaaccaatgcatgtcgaatttgttttcgaattcatgtttggatcataattgattATGACGTGTTCATTCGTTCGTTCAGTGattcgtgctcagcggtgatggaaGACATcgtgaaacccacattcccgagaaatgcattttcagaggtatgtgacctaacctgtgttgggctggtattcccttcgcgggctggaaggtcagatatgcagtcgcttctgtaaaaaactggttctatcaaatcttcagggtaggtaagcggatactgtgaaaaacaggacaatgctagggagacgataaTGATGTAGACGTCCGGAATGGAGACCTTTGTTCACTATAAAGTTCGTGATCTTGAAAATCAACGGCCGATCTTGATGGCAAGCACGAGGAATTAAAAGCCCGACCACCTGCAGCATTCAATTACAcctatttaaatggtgtgctcacatgcccgcAATGTGCTAGCATCTTTCCCAACAAGATTGGctgtataagccacatgcgagcacatgaacttcggagttgaagcagtcgccggagccgaaatcggctggatcgcatGATCATCATCAGCTGATAGCCTGATGTTCCATTGCTCATACTTCACTTCTTTCGCGaaattcttttgtttctttcGCCGCTGGACTTGCAGTTTACTAAAACTGTAATATAACATCCTCTATGGTCTAGtggcttgagcgttgggctcaggatTTGGAGGTACAGGTTGgactcccgatggggatattgtcgtaATCTGAGACTTCTCAAAAGCTACGGCAGCGCAGAGTATAAAATTGGATTGAGGAGCGAAGCCAAAGATAATTCAAAATGTATATATATTGCGTATGgcataaaatatcctgcgtggatcatactCGTATATCTAGtttaagctccctcaaccaagtctctgccgcatccgtcacacaatgcagctcggctatgtcacctgggaaccggtgtagaggg from the Pectinophora gossypiella chromosome 11, ilPecGoss1.1, whole genome shotgun sequence genome contains:
- the LOC126370760 gene encoding neuropeptide-like protein 31 yields the protein MLAKIFVVACLLGMACAGAIYNTGLAGYGGYGAGYGGHGAGYGAYGGYGSLASYGGYAGYGGYAPATATSHVSVKQIIAPSYAAGAYNGYSGYGGYGAGYGGYGSSYYGNGW